The following proteins are encoded in a genomic region of Flammeovirga pectinis:
- a CDS encoding AAA family ATPase — translation MANIKSLSLENFRVFKERTTFNFSPINVLTGTNSSGKSSLFKALLLLQDNGTKNRLEELDFRGPYHNLGNIDKARNHDTDPDKPITFTLEFAPQPGTAPFKRFELGQRDISIAFTDLKDINSFSDLMQVPNWKNWMYFLRGVLINRSQDMIRHVQKLTKEGKIENKPIIKAILHKLLHIAFEERISVENVEKLFKQASNVVVKLKELDIPVEDHLKIPADINKAFFVDLIKRAWYEKHREHELRGIKKLEHLTEAKPSPTRDEKATKKHNENWAKIIRKNDITEVEQLRSALVSWLEMDIPMSSLVRDILNISTKEIIFSFKPIGVNTTERLILELSYDSKEGKLCNVGLSYRERFTNKRKLLYTPLSNGSLHYVGSENGNSYLLAAGHRGDYIKTDGEIPVFTSFFDINNLYEYGAGMDLDVPLTKFFSVDNNKLSKVTGIKEEDKLNVLSELIHKKLMLLLGSRLNAFMTEHQPKIKKINPFKKENLKQLLAEREEDGSGFKIASIGFLLRDLPLLDNNDRKILDVQEAYNSIDSLDHLPELPLSSEEFHNLFTIDIDTIFADGFIKMIEEGVQGIKHIFKSCGKLFNFGLLEAQRGSTKRILLHTDGTVLSTLLFDFAKNADQKARDFVRFWIQEFEIGHDIHINSVKGIASDVIITDRKGHELDLADLGYGISQLLPILLKIALDEHRSLLIEEPETNLHPKMQSKLADLIIDASQRYQTNFLIETHSEYLIRKLQYWTAKRKITPYESTIYYLYNPERVPEGKPQVALLNILKDGELDNEFGEGFFDEADNIAIELFHLKQQ, via the coding sequence ATGGCCAATATCAAAAGCCTATCTTTAGAAAATTTCCGTGTCTTTAAAGAACGTACTACATTTAATTTTTCACCAATTAATGTATTAACGGGTACAAATAGTAGTGGTAAAAGTTCATTATTTAAAGCTCTTTTATTATTACAAGACAATGGTACTAAAAATAGATTGGAAGAACTCGACTTTAGAGGTCCCTACCATAATTTAGGTAATATAGATAAAGCACGTAATCATGATACTGACCCTGACAAGCCAATTACTTTTACATTAGAATTTGCTCCTCAGCCAGGTACTGCCCCTTTTAAACGTTTTGAATTAGGACAAAGAGATATCTCTATTGCTTTTACAGATTTAAAAGATATCAATAGCTTCTCTGATTTAATGCAAGTGCCCAATTGGAAAAATTGGATGTACTTTTTAAGAGGTGTCTTAATTAATAGATCTCAAGACATGATCCGTCATGTACAGAAATTAACGAAAGAAGGGAAGATCGAAAACAAGCCAATTATTAAGGCAATTCTACACAAGCTTTTACACATTGCTTTTGAAGAAAGAATTTCTGTAGAAAACGTTGAAAAATTATTTAAGCAAGCATCTAATGTAGTTGTAAAGCTTAAAGAATTAGATATTCCTGTAGAAGATCATTTAAAAATCCCTGCAGATATAAATAAAGCATTTTTTGTTGACTTAATTAAAAGAGCGTGGTACGAGAAACATCGAGAACACGAACTTAGAGGTATTAAGAAATTAGAACATCTTACAGAAGCAAAACCGTCTCCTACAAGAGATGAAAAAGCAACAAAAAAACATAATGAAAATTGGGCTAAGATTATCCGAAAGAATGATATTACTGAAGTAGAACAGTTACGTTCAGCTTTGGTTTCATGGCTAGAAATGGATATCCCAATGTCTTCTTTAGTACGAGACATTCTTAATATTAGTACTAAAGAAATCATTTTCTCTTTTAAACCTATTGGTGTAAATACAACTGAGCGTTTAATTCTTGAACTTTCTTATGACAGTAAAGAAGGTAAATTGTGTAATGTTGGTTTATCGTATAGAGAACGTTTTACAAATAAAAGAAAGCTACTCTACACGCCTTTAAGTAATGGTAGTTTACATTATGTTGGTAGTGAAAACGGCAACAGTTATTTATTAGCTGCCGGACATAGAGGTGACTATATAAAAACGGATGGTGAAATACCCGTTTTCACTAGTTTCTTTGATATCAATAATTTATATGAGTATGGTGCGGGAATGGATTTAGATGTTCCCTTAACCAAGTTCTTTAGTGTTGATAACAATAAATTATCAAAGGTTACCGGTATAAAAGAAGAAGACAAACTGAATGTTCTTTCTGAACTTATACATAAAAAATTGATGTTACTTTTAGGTTCTCGTCTTAATGCATTTATGACAGAGCATCAACCTAAAATAAAAAAGATTAACCCCTTTAAAAAAGAAAATTTAAAACAACTTCTTGCTGAACGTGAAGAAGATGGAAGTGGTTTTAAAATAGCATCAATTGGTTTCTTATTAAGGGATCTACCTCTTTTAGATAATAATGATAGAAAAATTCTTGATGTACAAGAAGCTTATAATTCAATAGATAGTTTAGACCATCTTCCTGAGCTTCCTCTTTCTAGTGAAGAATTCCATAATCTCTTTACCATAGACATTGATACTATTTTTGCAGATGGGTTTATAAAAATGATTGAAGAAGGTGTACAAGGAATTAAACACATCTTTAAATCTTGTGGTAAACTCTTCAACTTTGGTTTATTAGAAGCACAAAGAGGTAGTACTAAACGTATTCTTCTTCATACAGACGGTACTGTTTTAAGTACTTTATTATTTGATTTTGCTAAAAATGCAGATCAAAAAGCAAGAGATTTTGTGCGATTTTGGATTCAAGAATTTGAAATTGGACATGATATACATATCAATTCTGTAAAAGGAATTGCCTCAGATGTAATCATTACAGATAGAAAAGGACATGAATTAGATTTAGCGGACTTAGGTTACGGGATATCTCAATTGCTACCTATTCTACTAAAAATTGCTTTAGATGAACATCGTTCTTTATTAATTGAAGAACCTGAAACAAACCTTCATCCAAAAATGCAATCTAAATTGGCAGATTTAATTATTGATGCCTCACAAAGATATCAGACTAATTTTTTGATAGAAACACACTCTGAATACCTAATTAGAAAATTACAATACTGGACGGCTAAACGTAAAATTACACCGTACGAATCTACAATATATTACCTATATAACCCCGAGAGAGTACCAGAAGGGAAACCTCAAGTAGCTCTATTGAATATCCTAAAAGATGGAGAGCTAGACAATGAGTTTGGAGAAGGATTCTTTGATGAAGCAGACAATATTGCTATCGAATTATTCCACTTGAAACAACAATAA
- a CDS encoding enoyl-CoA hydratase/isomerase family protein has translation MLDNSLLIFIKKQRIAYITLNRPEKRNALNADLVAELSKVLNEIENDTEVSAVVLKGAGKAFCAGADLQYIQNLQNFSFEENVNDSNALKELFYKIYTFPKIIIASVHGAAIAGGCGLATLCDFSFAANNTKFCYSEVKIGFIPAIVSIFLARKIGEGKAKQLLLSAQTITADKALEYGLINGITTEANLEEEVESFALKLISETSLEAKMNTKKLLNSTWHLPIEEALNIAVKENAKARESADCKKGISSFLNKEKISW, from the coding sequence ATGTTGGACAATTCTCTTCTAATTTTTATAAAAAAACAACGAATAGCGTACATCACTTTAAATAGGCCAGAGAAAAGAAATGCTCTAAATGCTGATTTAGTGGCAGAATTATCAAAGGTTTTAAATGAAATTGAAAATGATACAGAAGTAAGTGCTGTAGTACTAAAAGGTGCAGGAAAAGCTTTTTGTGCTGGTGCTGATTTACAATACATACAAAACCTTCAGAATTTCTCTTTTGAGGAAAACGTAAACGACTCTAATGCATTAAAAGAGTTATTTTATAAAATATATACTTTCCCTAAAATAATTATAGCTAGTGTTCACGGAGCTGCTATTGCTGGGGGCTGTGGATTAGCTACTTTATGCGATTTTTCTTTTGCTGCTAACAATACGAAATTTTGTTATTCTGAAGTGAAAATTGGTTTTATACCTGCAATTGTAAGTATATTTTTGGCCCGCAAAATTGGAGAAGGAAAGGCCAAACAATTGTTGCTTTCTGCACAAACTATAACAGCTGATAAAGCTTTAGAATATGGGCTAATCAATGGAATTACCACAGAAGCTAATTTAGAAGAAGAAGTAGAAAGCTTTGCTTTAAAGTTAATATCAGAAACTTCTTTAGAGGCAAAAATGAATACAAAGAAATTATTAAATTCCACGTGGCATTTACCAATTGAAGAAGCATTAAATATTGCGGTAAAAGAAAATGCTAAAGCAAGAGAATCAGCAGATTGCAAAAAAGGAATTTCCTCTTTTTTAAATAAAGAAAAAATATCTTGGTAA
- a CDS encoding metal-dependent hydrolase produces MDSLTQVVLGASVGEAVLGKKIGLKAAIFGAIAGTIPDLDTLASPFLDTVGELTFHRSVTHSFLFCFLAAPIFGYLCHKLFGKQKDTFKEWTLLFFLGFITHSLLDTCTTWGTQLMWPFTPYGFATYTVFVVDPHYTLPFMILLIIALCKPKDSKIRQQLNYIGLGISTAYLLLGFVLQNKANNVFEANLKEQGITYQKYITKPTPLNIWLWATSVQTDSTYYTGFYSVFDKDKKVTFSVSPKNHQLLNKLPPSSKTDKLLYVTKGFYTVEDHGNSIWINDLRFGTFDGWKGKGKGRTVFVYHLTPNKDGSIDYEQKSYRFKPSKEYMIAYLKRVFGHKENIAL; encoded by the coding sequence ATGGACTCACTAACTCAAGTTGTTTTAGGTGCATCTGTTGGAGAAGCTGTTTTAGGTAAAAAAATAGGTCTTAAAGCAGCCATTTTTGGAGCTATTGCAGGAACAATTCCAGATTTAGATACCTTGGCATCTCCATTCTTAGATACCGTTGGAGAGTTAACTTTTCATAGAAGTGTTACCCATTCATTTTTATTTTGCTTTTTAGCTGCACCAATATTTGGCTATTTATGTCATAAATTATTTGGCAAACAAAAAGACACTTTTAAAGAATGGACATTACTGTTTTTCTTAGGGTTCATTACCCATTCATTACTTGATACCTGCACAACTTGGGGCACACAATTAATGTGGCCATTTACTCCTTATGGTTTTGCTACCTACACCGTATTTGTAGTAGATCCGCATTATACTCTCCCTTTTATGATTCTATTAATTATTGCTCTATGTAAACCTAAAGACAGTAAGATTAGACAACAATTAAATTATATAGGATTGGGGATTAGTACAGCCTATCTACTATTAGGGTTTGTGCTACAGAATAAAGCGAATAATGTATTCGAAGCCAATTTAAAAGAGCAAGGAATTACTTATCAAAAGTATATCACAAAGCCTACTCCTTTAAACATTTGGCTTTGGGCAACTAGTGTACAAACTGATTCGACCTATTACACTGGTTTTTATTCCGTTTTTGATAAAGATAAAAAAGTCACTTTTTCAGTTTCTCCTAAAAACCATCAACTTTTAAATAAACTGCCACCATCTTCTAAAACGGATAAGTTGTTATATGTTACCAAAGGTTTCTATACAGTAGAAGATCACGGTAATAGCATTTGGATAAACGATCTTCGTTTCGGAACATTTGATGGATGGAAAGGAAAAGGGAAAGGAAGAACTGTTTTTGTTTATCATTTAACACCTAATAAAGATGGTTCTATAGATTACGAACAAAAAAGTTATCGCTTTAAACCCTCTAAAGAATACATGATCGCCTATCTAAAAAGGGTTTTTGGACATAAAGAAAACATTGCTTTATAA
- a CDS encoding DUF389 domain-containing protein translates to MSDSSFSGFVQSFKKLAVDTLSIREGSDPEATIEGIKKDMTFKGHAAWILIFSILIASIGLNSNSPAVIIGAMLISPLMGPILGIGTAIGIHDVDMMRRALKNIAIAVVISLVTSTLYFSISPITIEQSEILARTKPTILDVFVAMFGGFSGIIAGSRKEKSNVIPGVAIATALMPPLCTAGFGLATGTYKFFFGAFYLFFINSVFITLSTYIVVKYLRFPIKKFIDRSKYRRYRSLLIIFLTIIVMPSGVIFMNMIQETRFKIAVDNFINDNTVFQGSELLTQKIVYTDTLSTIDLYYMGKNIDENKIIFLNEMLARYGLNAKAGEYFPLTKKTLVRIHQEDGSGADIDKKFAEYSNDLHSKLLRDIYTKNDEVIRDKDLKIKLLEKRIYNLNASKKDPYPVQQLNKELKFQYPEVEKYAITSIQLQEFEGDSLKVIKHPVLLVKLSDTVTDEQRPEYLGKIEKWIRIRLNDPKLKVYKF, encoded by the coding sequence ATGAGTGATAGTAGTTTTTCAGGATTCGTACAATCCTTTAAAAAATTAGCAGTTGATACCTTAAGTATTCGAGAAGGATCAGACCCAGAAGCAACTATTGAAGGAATAAAGAAGGACATGACGTTTAAAGGTCATGCAGCATGGATTTTAATTTTTTCAATTTTAATTGCCTCAATTGGACTAAATTCAAACTCTCCTGCAGTAATAATTGGAGCCATGTTAATCTCTCCATTAATGGGCCCAATTTTAGGTATTGGAACTGCAATTGGTATTCATGATGTAGACATGATGCGTAGGGCTTTAAAGAATATTGCTATTGCAGTAGTAATTAGTCTTGTTACGTCAACTTTATATTTTTCAATTTCTCCAATTACAATAGAACAATCAGAAATTTTAGCAAGGACAAAACCAACAATTCTAGATGTATTTGTTGCTATGTTTGGTGGTTTTTCTGGAATTATTGCAGGTTCTAGAAAAGAGAAAAGTAATGTAATACCAGGAGTTGCAATAGCAACAGCACTAATGCCCCCATTATGTACCGCAGGTTTTGGTTTAGCAACAGGTACATATAAATTCTTTTTTGGCGCTTTTTATCTCTTTTTTATCAATTCTGTTTTTATTACGCTGTCAACTTATATAGTTGTAAAATACTTACGTTTTCCAATTAAGAAATTTATTGATAGAAGTAAATACCGTCGTTATAGATCTTTATTAATAATATTTTTAACCATTATAGTAATGCCTAGTGGTGTTATTTTTATGAATATGATACAGGAAACTCGTTTTAAAATTGCTGTAGATAATTTTATTAATGATAACACGGTATTTCAAGGAAGTGAATTACTTACTCAAAAAATAGTATATACAGATACACTATCAACAATTGATTTGTACTATATGGGGAAAAATATTGATGAAAATAAAATCATATTCTTAAATGAAATGTTGGCTCGCTATGGTCTAAATGCTAAGGCAGGTGAATATTTTCCTTTAACAAAAAAGACACTCGTAAGAATACATCAAGAAGATGGCTCTGGGGCAGATATCGATAAAAAATTTGCTGAGTATAGTAACGATTTACACTCAAAATTATTGAGAGATATTTATACAAAAAATGATGAGGTAATACGTGATAAAGACCTCAAAATAAAATTACTAGAAAAAAGGATTTATAACTTAAATGCATCTAAGAAAGATCCTTACCCTGTACAACAATTAAATAAAGAGCTGAAATTTCAATATCCTGAAGTTGAAAAATATGCAATCACAAGTATTCAGTTACAAGAATTTGAAGGAGACTCTTTAAAAGTAATAAAACACCCTGTTTTACTCGTGAAACTATCTGATACTGTTACAGATGAACAAAGACCTGAGTATTTAGGTAAAATAGAAAAATGGATTAGAATACGATTAAATGATCCGAAATTGAAAGTATACAAATTTTAG
- a CDS encoding n-acetylglutamate synthase, with product MEKINYHNKRFRAISNSKNGEVDAETFFHYRQGGDVIWATYHGTNIKMGTITGIVKEDSSLVFTYQHVNLNDEIMTGKCISTPKIDEGRIILSENWEWTCKDLSKGESIVAELVQKDNLTPIF from the coding sequence ATGGAAAAAATTAATTATCACAACAAGCGTTTTAGAGCTATTTCTAATTCTAAAAACGGAGAAGTAGACGCTGAAACATTCTTTCATTACCGACAGGGCGGTGATGTTATTTGGGCAACTTACCACGGTACCAATATTAAAATGGGTACAATTACAGGTATTGTAAAAGAAGATAGCTCATTAGTATTTACTTATCAACATGTAAATCTAAATGATGAAATCATGACAGGTAAGTGTATTTCTACACCTAAGATTGATGAAGGAAGAATTATTCTTTCAGAAAACTGGGAATGGACTTGTAAAGATCTTTCTAAAGGTGAATCTATAGTTGCAGAGTTAGTCCAAAAAGACAATTTAACACCTATATTTTAA
- a CDS encoding uracil-xanthine permease family protein — protein sequence MDSISGKTKYLLGLQHVLAMFGATVLVPFLTGLSPVIALFTAGCGTLIFHQVTKKIVPVFLGSSFAFIGAISLVLKQEGLAEVKAGIIGAGLVYVLMAFIIKKFGVKGVQSFFPPIVIGPTIMVIGLRLSPIALQMAGYNEGTFDTQSLIIALSVIVTMVISSMVNHSFFRLMPILISVTVGYLLAAALGVVDYTAIKNAHWFGFTGDTLDQVLTLPHFSWTGFFAIAPIALVVFIEHIGDITTNGAVVGKDFFKNPGIHRTMLGDGLATIFAGIIGGPANTTYGENTGVLAVTKVYDPSVIRIAAVFAILLSFIGKVGAILQTIPVPVMGGISIILFGMIAAVGVRTLISAKLDFGHSRNLIIAALIFVLGIGIKDVAIWNNISVSGLTIAALVGVLLNKILPKNI from the coding sequence ATGGATTCTATTTCTGGAAAAACAAAATATCTTCTTGGTCTTCAACATGTATTAGCCATGTTTGGAGCAACAGTATTGGTTCCTTTTCTAACAGGTTTAAGTCCTGTAATAGCACTATTTACTGCTGGATGTGGCACATTAATATTCCATCAAGTAACAAAGAAAATTGTTCCTGTATTTTTAGGTTCTTCATTTGCCTTTATTGGTGCAATTAGCCTTGTTTTAAAACAAGAAGGACTTGCCGAAGTAAAAGCAGGTATAATTGGAGCTGGTTTGGTTTATGTCTTAATGGCATTTATAATCAAAAAATTTGGTGTAAAAGGCGTACAATCTTTTTTCCCTCCAATTGTAATCGGTCCTACAATTATGGTTATTGGTTTACGTTTAAGTCCTATTGCTCTACAAATGGCAGGATATAACGAAGGCACTTTCGATACGCAAAGTTTAATAATTGCCCTATCGGTAATTGTTACTATGGTAATATCATCTATGGTTAACCATTCTTTCTTTAGATTAATGCCTATTTTAATATCTGTAACTGTTGGATATTTACTAGCAGCTGCATTAGGTGTTGTAGATTATACAGCCATAAAAAATGCACATTGGTTTGGATTCACAGGAGATACATTAGATCAAGTGTTAACACTTCCACACTTCTCATGGACTGGTTTCTTTGCTATTGCTCCTATTGCACTCGTAGTATTTATAGAACATATTGGTGATATAACAACAAATGGTGCTGTTGTAGGCAAAGACTTTTTCAAAAATCCTGGTATACACAGAACAATGCTTGGTGATGGCTTGGCAACAATTTTTGCAGGTATAATCGGGGGACCTGCTAACACTACATACGGAGAGAATACTGGAGTATTGGCAGTAACAAAAGTTTATGACCCTTCAGTAATTCGCATAGCAGCTGTATTTGCTATTCTACTTAGCTTTATTGGTAAAGTAGGTGCAATATTACAAACTATCCCTGTTCCTGTAATGGGTGGTATTTCTATTATTCTCTTCGGAATGATTGCTGCTGTAGGCGTTAGAACATTAATTTCTGCAAAACTAGATTTCGGACATTCAAGAAATTTAATAATTGCAGCCCTAATATTTGTATTAGGTATAGGAATAAAAGATGTGGCTATATGGAATAACATTTCAGTATCGGGTTTAACTATAGCTGCGTTAGTTGGCGTTCTGTTAAATAAGATATTACCAAAAAATATTTAA
- a CDS encoding metallophosphoesterase yields the protein MNSKALIILGVVLVVITSIDLYAFKGIRLITENISPMYRQIATGIYWLFNTTVYLSLIWTVLNLDKFRLPEYTNIFFSISALLLMSIATKLVFNIFHGADDLAYMGSKVFHFFQNGSKVNPSGDTISRARFLTFVGAGLATIPLGAFAYGYTKGRFNFRVIRKNLSFKNLPKAFDGFKVIQISDIHIGSFPKGHESVAKAIEMINSRNPDIIVFTGDLVNNFASETDGWIEVFKNLKAKHGMYSILGNHDYGDYVQWDSATEKIQNLDAVKKANRDIGFDLLLNENRAIEIDGEKIGIVGVENWGLKPFPQFGDIDKANQGLGNVPFKILLSHDPSHWDEKVTDHKDMDLMLAGHTHGMQFGIEIPGIKWSPVQYKYPRWAGLYEKEDQKLYVNRGFGYHAYAGRIGMDPEITEIILKS from the coding sequence ATGAATAGCAAAGCATTAATTATTCTTGGTGTTGTATTGGTTGTAATTACTTCAATAGACCTTTACGCTTTTAAAGGTATTCGATTAATTACAGAAAATATTTCTCCGATGTACAGACAAATAGCCACAGGAATTTATTGGCTATTTAATACAACTGTTTACTTGTCATTAATTTGGACTGTTCTCAACTTAGATAAGTTTAGGTTACCAGAATACACAAATATTTTCTTTAGCATTAGTGCATTATTATTAATGTCTATTGCTACAAAGTTAGTTTTTAATATTTTTCATGGGGCAGATGATCTTGCCTACATGGGAAGTAAAGTATTTCACTTTTTCCAAAATGGTAGCAAAGTAAATCCTAGCGGAGATACAATTAGTAGAGCTAGATTTCTAACATTTGTAGGTGCAGGACTTGCTACAATTCCATTGGGTGCATTTGCCTACGGTTACACAAAAGGTAGGTTTAACTTTAGGGTGATTAGAAAAAATCTGTCATTCAAAAATTTACCAAAAGCTTTTGATGGCTTTAAAGTAATCCAAATATCAGATATTCATATTGGTAGTTTCCCTAAAGGACATGAATCTGTTGCTAAAGCAATTGAAATGATTAATAGCAGAAACCCTGATATTATAGTTTTCACAGGTGATCTAGTGAATAATTTTGCTTCTGAAACAGACGGTTGGATTGAAGTCTTTAAAAACTTAAAAGCAAAACATGGTATGTACTCTATTCTCGGAAACCATGATTATGGAGACTATGTACAATGGGATTCTGCTACAGAAAAAATTCAAAATCTTGATGCTGTAAAAAAGGCGAATAGAGATATTGGTTTCGATTTACTATTGAATGAGAATAGAGCTATAGAAATTGATGGAGAAAAAATAGGGATTGTTGGTGTAGAAAACTGGGGCTTAAAGCCTTTCCCTCAATTTGGAGATATAGATAAGGCAAACCAAGGTTTAGGCAATGTTCCTTTTAAAATACTTCTTTCTCATGATCCATCACATTGGGATGAAAAAGTGACAGATCATAAAGACATGGATTTAATGTTGGCTGGTCATACTCACGGAATGCAATTTGGAATAGAAATTCCTGGAATAAAATGGAGTCCTGTTCAATATAAATACCCTAGATGGGCAGGTCTTTACGAAAAAGAAGATCAGAAATTGTATGTAAATAGAGGCTTTGGCTACCATGCCTACGCAGGTAGAATTGGTATGGATCCAGAGATTACAGAAATCATATTAAAAAGTTAA
- a CDS encoding superoxide dismutase yields MAFELPQLPYAYDALEPHFDARTMEIHHSKHHAAYTAKLNAAIEGTADAGKSIEELLSADTLSGAVRNNGGGYYNHNLFWTILSPNGGGAPTGDLAAAIDAAFGSFDAFKETFANAAATRFGSGWAWLCAKDGAVSVCSTANQDNPLMKGECDGTPILGLDVWEHAYYLNYQNRRPDYISAFWSVVNWDEVAKRFAAAK; encoded by the coding sequence ATGGCATTCGAGTTACCTCAACTTCCTTACGCATACGACGCTTTAGAGCCACATTTTGACGCTCGTACAATGGAAATTCACCACTCAAAGCATCACGCTGCATATACTGCAAAATTAAATGCTGCTATTGAGGGTACTGCTGACGCTGGAAAATCTATCGAAGAATTATTATCTGCTGATACACTTTCTGGTGCTGTAAGAAATAACGGTGGTGGTTACTATAACCATAACTTATTCTGGACAATCCTTTCTCCAAACGGTGGAGGTGCTCCAACAGGAGATTTAGCTGCTGCAATTGATGCTGCTTTTGGTTCTTTTGATGCATTCAAAGAAACATTTGCTAACGCTGCTGCAACTCGCTTTGGTTCTGGTTGGGCATGGTTATGTGCTAAAGATGGTGCTGTTTCTGTTTGCTCTACTGCAAACCAAGACAACCCATTAATGAAAGGTGAGTGCGATGGAACACCAATCTTAGGTCTTGATGTTTGGGAACATGCATATTACTTAAACTACCAAAACCGTCGCCCTGATTACATTTCTGCATTCTGGAGTGTTGTAAACTGGGACGAAGTAGCAAAACGTTTTGCTGCTGCTAAGTAG
- a CDS encoding (4Fe-4S)-binding protein, whose translation MPNKEIIKTYSNNDIEIVWQPSKCIHSTKCFQALPSVFDPTKRPWVSINGAPTADIILTVKNCPSGALSLKKEQEEEDATEIENDIQITVLKDGPILIKGSITLNAKGSSESLGNKQIALCRCGHSSNKPYCDGQHAKHGFKAD comes from the coding sequence ATGCCCAATAAAGAAATTATTAAAACATATTCAAATAACGACATAGAGATTGTTTGGCAGCCTAGTAAATGTATTCATTCTACAAAATGTTTTCAGGCATTACCAAGTGTATTTGATCCTACAAAAAGACCTTGGGTTTCTATTAATGGAGCTCCAACTGCAGATATTATTCTTACCGTCAAAAATTGTCCTTCTGGAGCATTGTCACTAAAGAAAGAGCAGGAAGAAGAAGATGCTACTGAAATAGAAAATGACATTCAAATAACTGTTCTTAAAGATGGACCTATTTTAATAAAAGGTAGTATTACTTTAAATGCAAAAGGATCATCAGAAAGTTTAGGGAATAAGCAAATTGCACTCTGCCGTTGTGGACATTCCTCTAATAAGCCATATTGCGATGGTCAGCATGCAAAACATGGGTTTAAAGCTGACTAA